Below is a window of Fluviibacter phosphoraccumulans DNA.
TACCGACATCGATAGCCAGGAACTTTCTGACGCACTACGTCAGAGCCTGCACAATGAGCAGCTGGACTGGGCTGTGGTGCCTGCGGGACGCAGCCTGAAAGATTTCAAGCTCGTGGTGTTCGACATGGACTCCACGCTGATCAACATCGAGTGTATTGACGAGCTGGCCGATTTTGCCGGCCGCAAAGCCGAAGTGTCGGCGATTACCGAAGCGGCTATGCGTGGTGAACTGGATTACCGGGAAAGCCTTAAAAAACGTGTCGCCATTCTTGAGGGGCTGAATGCGCAGGTATTGGCCCGGGTCTTTTCCGAGCGCCTGCTGTTGAATCCTGGTGCCCGTGAACTGCTCGAAGCCCTACAAGCCGCTAACATTCATACGGCTTTGCTATCCGGTGGCTTTACCTATTTCACCGAGCGACTCCGCATTGAGCTGGGTCTGGACTTCGCCACATCCAACGAACTGGAAATCGTTAGCGGCAAACTGACCGGGAAAGTCGTTGGCGAGATTGTGGATGCCCAGGCCAAGGCCGATATGCTGCTGAGTCTGAGCAATGAATTCGGGTTAACGCAGGATCAGGTCATGGCTGTGGGTGATGGTGCCAACGATCTACTGATGATGGCCGCCGCCGGCACCTCGGTTGCCTATCATGCCAAGCCAGCAACACAGGCAAAAGCCACCCACGCCATTAATCATGGCGGCCTGGATAGCATCCTGACGCTTTACCCTGCCTGAATCGCTCTAAAACCCGGCTTAAACCGGGTTTCTTAAACGGGCGTTGAGCTCGTCGACGACTTCCGCCCAATCCGCATCATCTTCAATCTCTTCTGACAGAAAAGTTGCCTGCGAAGCCGTCCAGAAAGGGGCTTCATGCAGCAGACAATAATCCGGCAACGGCCGGTGATGCTCGATAAAGGCATCAACCTCATCGGTGGTATTAGGCAGACCCAGCTGGGCAAACAGACTATTGATCGAATGAATCGGGGTGTCCATAAAACCTCCTTCACGTTTACACATGCGGCACCTTGAAATGGCGCAACAGGTTTATCGCTCGTCGATCCAGGTTTGCTGAATCGCTTCCAATATACGCTCACCGCAACGGTTTGGATCATCCTCGAATTCAGGCAGCGCCATCACCCATTGCATCAGATCCACGAAATTGATCTGGGTTGGGTCCTGATCCGGGTGCGCCTCAATCAGGGCTTCCGCAATATCCAGGGTATCTGTCCATTTCAGTGTCATGACTTACCTCTTGCCCTCGCGGGTCATATTGATCGAGTACTTCGGAATTTCGATCACCAGGGGTGTTTCAGCCACAATCGCCTGACAGGAAAGGCGTGACTCTGGCTCCAGGCCCCAGGCCTTATCCAGCAGATCCTCTTCCAGCTCTTCTGGCGCGTTTAATGAGTTGTAGCCCTCACGCACAACCACATGACAGGTGGTACAGGCGCATGAGCACTCACAGGCATGCTCGATCTCAATGCCATTATTCAGCAAGACTTCGCAAATTGACTCACCCACCGGGGCCTCAAGCACCACGCCATCCGGGCAGTAGTCACTGTTTGGCAGTACGATCAATTGCGTCATTTCTTTTCCTTAACCGGTGCGTTGGCTGTCTGGTGCAGGTCTTGAATCGCCTCTTCCACCGAGTCAATCGATTTGCCCGCCAGGGCGCGATTAACAGCCTGATTCATACGACGTCCCGCAAATTCCTTGCAGTCCGCATCCAGATCATCCATGGCAATCGTAATCTGACGACGGTTGCCCGACAAGCTGGCCGTTTGCAGTTTGACGATGTCCGACTCGATGAGCTGGAATTCATTTTCATTTAACAGGTGACGGTCTTCAGCCAGGGCCGAGCGTACCGCCTCGATCAAACGCTGCGCATCGACCTGGGTTTCCTTCAGTGCACGGGTCTGCGCATCATCACGGGCGTGATCCACAGAGGCTTTGAGCATGCCGGTAATCTGGTCGTCTGACAGGCCATAAGAGGGCTTGACTTCTACATGCGCCTCAACGCCCGTAGTCTGTTCACGCGCAGTCACCGAGAGCAATCCATCAGCATCCACCTGGAAGGTCACACGAATGCGGGCAGCGCCGGCTACCATCGGTGGAATGCCTCGCAACTCAAAGCGGGCTAACGAACGACAATCATCTACCAGCTCACGCTCCCCCTGAACCACATGCACCATCATGGCCGTCTGGCCATCACGGTAGGTCGTAAATTCCTGCGCGCGCGCCACGGGCAGGGTTGAATTCCGGGGAATCACCTTCTCAACCAGGCCACCCATCGTTTCCAGACCCAGTGACAGCGGAATCACGTCTAACAGTAGCCAGTCTTCACCTGGCGCACGGTTACCCGCCAGCAGATTCGCCTGGATGGCGGCGCCCAGCGCCACTACTTTGTCAGGATCCAGATTGTTAAGCGGTTCCTGTTTGAAGAACTCACCCACCGCCCGTTGAATCAGCGGAATGCGGGTTGCACCACCCACCATCACCACGCCCTGGATATCTTCCGGACGCAGACCGGCATCGCGTAGCGTTTTCTTAACAGGCTGTAGCGTTTTCGAAACCAGCATCTGGCTGATTTCGGCAAAAGTGGCCATGTCGATCGTGACATCCAGCACTTCACCCGAGGCCAGACGCGCGGTGATCGGCGCTTCAGGATGCGTTGATAAATACTCTTTGGCTTCACGTGAGCGCAGCAACAGCAACGCCGTATCTTCAATCGTCGGGGGTGATTTAAGTTTGGCCTGATCCAGCACCCAGCAGTAGATGCGGCGGTCAAAGTCATCACCACCCAGCGCAGAATCGCCACCGGTGGCCAGTACTTCGAATACACCGCGCGTCAGACGCAGGATTGAAATATCAAAGGTGCCGCCACCCAGATCGTAAACCGCGTAAACGCCCTCGGACGAGTTATCCAGCCCGTAAGCAACAGCCGCCGCTGTGGGTTCGTTCAGCAGGCGGAGTACATTCAAACCCGCCAGGCGAGCTGCATCCTTGGTCGCCTGACGTTGCGCATCATCAAAATAGGCCGGTACGGTAATCACCGCACCCACGATGTCCTGCTTGAGTGTTTGCTGGGCACGGTCATTCAATACGCGCAAAATCTCGGCAGATACCTCTACCGGCGTTTTCACGCCCTGACGGGTTTTCACGCTGACCATGCCGGGGTTATCAACCAGATCGAGCGGCAAATTCTCGCGGTGCTCGATATCCGTTAACGAGCGCCCCATCAGGCGCTTCACCGAGGCAATTGTATTCTTGGGATCTTTAGCGATGGCCTTGAGCGCATCGTAGCCCACCAGCACCGAGCCATCTTCCTGATAACGCACAACGGAAGGCACCAACGCCCTGCCCTCGGCATCATTCATCACATGCGACATACCCTGGCGCACACTGGCCACCAGAGAATTGGTCGTGCCTAGATCGATACCAATGGCATGACGTGTCTCATGGGGTAAGGGGCTCTGCCCGGGTTCGGCGATTTGCAGTAGTGCCATAGGATCAACAACAGTATTTGAGAGTAAAGGTTAAAGATCTTCTAGCGCAAACACTGCGTCTTCGATCTCTTCCCGTAATTTTTCCAGAAACATCAGGCGGCGCACACCCTCAACTGCATCATGTGCACGATTTTCCTGATCCAGCATCACTGAAAGATCGCTATAGGCATCGCGAATATCATCAGCAATTTCAGCCTGCAGGCGTTCCAGCTCGGCAAGATTTTTTTCGCCACGCGCATCTGCTACCTGCTCACGCCACATCATCTGGCTCATGAGAAAGTCTGGCGACATGGCCGTGTTTGATTCCGCACCGATATCGACACCCGCCTGCTCAAGCAGATACGTGGCGCGCTTTAAAGGTGAGCGCAAGGTTTGATAAGCCGCATTGATCTGGGTGGCCAGCATCATCGAAGCGCGTCGGGCGGCATCATCAGCTGCGGCAAAGCGGTCCGGATGCACTTCCCGTTGAAGCTCGCGAAAACGCGCATCCAGGGCAAGCGTATCCAGCTCGAAACGCTTGGGTAAACCCAGCAACGTAAAAAAGTCTGCACCGAGCAGATCTGCCGTTATGGCAACACCGGGCGCAGCTTTTACATCAGACATGGAACGACTCGCCGCAACCACACTCGTCCTTGACGTTCGGATTGTTGAACTTGAAGCCTTCGTTCAGGCCCTCACGTACAAAGTCCAGTTCAGTGCCATCCAGATAAGCCAGGCTCTTCGGATCGACCACAATCTTGACGCCATGCGATTCGAAGACCGAATCATCATCAGCCAGATCGTCCACATATTCCAGACGGTAAGCCATACCCGAGCAGCCGGCAGTGCGCACGCCCAGGCGCAGGCCTACGCCCTTGCCCCGTTGTGCCAGTGCCTTCCCCACGTGGGTAGCGGCACGTTCAGTCATGGTCACGCTCATCGTGCTCTCCTTTTCAGGATTCCTGTTTCTTCTTATAGTCAGCAACCGCTGCCTTGATCGCATCTTCAGCCAGAATCGAGCAGTGGATTTTCACCGGTGGCAAAGCCAGTTCTTCAGCAATCGCCGTGTTCTTGATTTCCAGCGCTTCATCCAGATTCTTGCCCTTGACCCATTCGGTCACCAGCGAGCTGGAAGCAATGGCCGAACCGCAGCCATAGGTTTTGAACTTGGCGTCTTCAATCACGCCTTCCTTGTTCACCTTGATCTGCAGCTTCATCACATCGCCACAGGCGGGTGCGCCGACCATGCCGGTGCCAACGCCCGCTTCTTCCTTGTCGAAAGAACCGACGTTGCGGGGATTTTCGTAGTGGTCAATGACCTTAACGCTATATGCCATGAGAGACTCCTTTGAATAAGATCGGGTGCGTTAGTGCGCAGCCCATTGAACCGTGTTGAGATCAATACCTTCCTGAACCATCTCCCAGAGCGGAGACATTTCACGCAGGCGTCCGATTTGTTTATGCAGCAGATCAACCGTGTAATCGATCTCTTCTTCCGTGGTGAAACGGCCTATCGAAAAACGGATGGATGAATGTGCCAGCTCGTCCGTCAAGCCGAGTGCACGCAGTACATAAGAAGGTTCCAGTGATGCAGAGGTACAAGCTGATCCAGAAGAGACCGCGATATCACGCACGGCCATAATCATCGATTCACCCTCGACATAGGCAAAGCTCAAATTCAGATTGTGCGGCACGCGGTGCGCCAGATCACCATTCACATAAATCTCTGGCATGTCTGACAAACCTTTTAGCAAGCGGTCACGCAGCGCCGTAATACGCTTGTTCTCTTCGTGCATTTCCAGACGGGCAAGACGGAAAGCTTCTCCCATGCCAACAATCATGAAAGTCGCCAAAGTGCCTGAGCGCATGCCGCGCTCATGGCCACCACCATGCATCTGGGCTTCCAGGCGCACGCGTGGTTTACGACGTACGTACAACGCACCGATGCCTTTAGGGCCATAAGTCTTGTGCGCCGAAAAGCTCATTAGATCGACCTTCAGCTTCGAGAGATCGATATCAATCTTGCCCGTTGCCTGAGCGGCATCGACATGGAACAGAATACCCTTGCTACGTAGCAACTCACCGATCTCGGCAATCGGCTGAACCACACCGATTTCATTATTCACCGCCATGATCGACACCAGAATCGTATCGGGGCGTAGTGCAGCTTCTAGCGCAGCCATATCGACCAGACCATTTGGCAGCACATCGAGGTAGGTAACTTCGAAACCCTGGCGCTCTAGCTCACGCATCGTATCCAGCACCGCCTTGTGCTCGGTTTTCAGGGTAATGAGGTGCTTGCCTTTACCCTGATAAAAGTTGGCAGCGCCCTTGATCGCCAGATTGTTGGCTTCCGTCGCACCTGAAGTCCAGACAATCTCTTTAGGGTCAGCATGCACGAGCGCAGCGACTTCATTACGTGCATTCTCGACGGCCGCCTCCGCGTCCCAACCGTACTGGTGTGAACGCGATGCAGGATTACCGAACTTCTCGGTCAGGTAAGGCATCATGGCCTCGACCACACGCGGGTCGATTGGGGTGGTTGCCGAATAATCCAGATAGATTGGGAACTTCATCATTAACTCCACAGAAAACTGTCAGGCCACAGCAGCAAAGCGCTGCAGCTGACTTAAAACCTTATCTAGCTGACCAATCAGACGATCAACCGCTTCAATAGATGTTGCGCCATACGGCATCATGCCGAGGCTGATGCGGATAGCACCTTTAGCCAGCACCGGGTCTACACCCATGGCAAGCAGTACGGCCGACACCCCGCTTTTACCCGAACCACACGCCGCACCACTGGCAATCGCCATACCCTGACGATCCAGGAGGGATACCAGTGTTTCACCATCGATGCCCGGGAATGCGGCAAACGTCGTATTTGGTAAGCGCTCGGCGGCTGCCGAAAAAATCACGGCGCCACGGCTTCTCAGCCAGGCTTCCAGATGTTGCTGCAAACGATGCGCCTGCAGCGTGCGCATTTCAAGATCGGCAACGGCACGCGTACAGGCCACGCCAAATCCAACAATAGCCGCCACATTCTCGGTGCCCGAACGCAAGCCCTGCTCCTGACCGCCGCCATAAACCAGCGGTATCAGCGGTAGCTGACGATCACGCACAAGTGCAGCTGCGCCCTTAGGCCCGCCAATCTTATGACCGGAGACCGTTAGCGCATCAACGCCCGCCGTATTGAGCTTACGAAAGCTTAATGGGTGTTTGCCCAGCGCCTGCACGGCATCCGTGTGAAAACACGTCATATCGTGGCGGTCACGCTTAAAGGCAGCGCCAAGATCTGCAACCGGTTGCAATGCGCCGGTTTCGTTATTAGCAGACATCACAGATACCAAACAGGTATCCATCGGTAAAGCAGTCATGCTGCTGCGTTCGACAACACCGGACGCATTAACGGCCACTTCCGAAACGTCCCAACCCGAACGAGCCAGCGCACGCAAAGGTTCGGCAACACACGGATGTTCGATCTGCGTACAGGCCAGTCTTGTAGTTGCAGCACCTTCGGTCCGCAATGCATCCGCAAATCCGCGAATCAAAAGATTATTAGCTTCGCTACCACTGGCAGTAAAAATCACTTCGGAAGGATCGGCATCAAGTGCTGCCGCAACCTGTTCACGCGCCTGCTCAACCGCACGACGCGCTTCCCGACCAGCGGTATAGGTTGCCGACGGATTGGCGAAATTAGCCCCCATGAACGGCAACATGGCTTCAAGCACGAACGGATCCAGCGGTGTGGTCGCGTTATGGTCGAAGTAATGCGCTGCCATGATCGTCCTCAGGCAGCTTGTGCCGCGCTGAAAGAAACCGTCTGCTTGGCGGCTTGAGCGGAAGCTTTTTGACGCTGCTTTTCGACCAGCTCAGACAAGGTCACCGATGCCAGATAATCAAGCATCTTGCGGTTGAGAGTCGACCACAGGTCATGCGTCATGCAACGATGATCGGATTTGCAATTCTCGAGACCGCCACATTGTGTGGCATCGAGCGGCTCGTCGACAGCCAGAATCACATCAGCCACCGTGATTTCGAGGGCGTCACGTCCCAGACAATAGCCACCACCCGGCCCACGCACACTCTCGACAATCTTGTGCCGACGCAGTTTGGCAAACAACTGCTCCAGATAAGACAGGGAAATATTCTGCCGTTCGCTAATCGATGCCAGGGTGACTGGACGATCACCGACGAAGAGCGCTAGATCAATCATGGCTGTCACTGCAAAACGGCCTTTGGTCGTTAATCTCATCATGCCTCCCGTTGGGATTGGGGCTGGTTTTAACTGAGTTGGAGCGCCAGGCGCTATATCCAAGTATTTGTGTCAACTATACTGCGTGGCGCAGCGATTAGTCAACTATTTTGCTCAGGTATTGCGGATCAAATTTATCGGCTACCGAATTCGCCTCTGCCACCTGCATGCCGGAAGCCTCCAGTTTCTTGAGCAGATGTTCCAAGCGCAGGTCCGTTTCAGCGGCATGTTCGAGCAGCGCATGGAGCGCTTTGGCATAGGGGTCACTTGCATCCCTGTTGATGGCATATGCCGTAAAACCCAGCTTGGATGCTTGCGCCGACAGGTC
It encodes the following:
- the serB gene encoding phosphoserine phosphatase SerB; translation: MFDLVVYGGPVPTYLIEAIQSALKPGAVKPQAMQAVRFTDIDSQELSDALRQSLHNEQLDWAVVPAGRSLKDFKLVVFDMDSTLINIECIDELADFAGRKAEVSAITEAAMRGELDYRESLKKRVAILEGLNAQVLARVFSERLLLNPGARELLEALQAANIHTALLSGGFTYFTERLRIELGLDFATSNELEIVSGKLTGKVVGEIVDAQAKADMLLSLSNEFGLTQDQVMAVGDGANDLLMMAAAGTSVAYHAKPATQAKATHAINHGGLDSILTLYPA
- a CDS encoding DUF2789 domain-containing protein, producing MDTPIHSINSLFAQLGLPNTTDEVDAFIEHHRPLPDYCLLHEAPFWTASQATFLSEEIEDDADWAEVVDELNARLRNPV
- the fdx gene encoding ISC system 2Fe-2S type ferredoxin produces the protein MTQLIVLPNSDYCPDGVVLEAPVGESICEVLLNNGIEIEHACECSCACTTCHVVVREGYNSLNAPEELEEDLLDKAWGLEPESRLSCQAIVAETPLVIEIPKYSINMTREGKR
- the hscA gene encoding Fe-S protein assembly chaperone HscA → MALLQIAEPGQSPLPHETRHAIGIDLGTTNSLVASVRQGMSHVMNDAEGRALVPSVVRYQEDGSVLVGYDALKAIAKDPKNTIASVKRLMGRSLTDIEHRENLPLDLVDNPGMVSVKTRQGVKTPVEVSAEILRVLNDRAQQTLKQDIVGAVITVPAYFDDAQRQATKDAARLAGLNVLRLLNEPTAAAVAYGLDNSSEGVYAVYDLGGGTFDISILRLTRGVFEVLATGGDSALGGDDFDRRIYCWVLDQAKLKSPPTIEDTALLLLRSREAKEYLSTHPEAPITARLASGEVLDVTIDMATFAEISQMLVSKTLQPVKKTLRDAGLRPEDIQGVVMVGGATRIPLIQRAVGEFFKQEPLNNLDPDKVVALGAAIQANLLAGNRAPGEDWLLLDVIPLSLGLETMGGLVEKVIPRNSTLPVARAQEFTTYRDGQTAMMVHVVQGERELVDDCRSLARFELRGIPPMVAGAARIRVTFQVDADGLLSVTAREQTTGVEAHVEVKPSYGLSDDQITGMLKASVDHARDDAQTRALKETQVDAQRLIEAVRSALAEDRHLLNENEFQLIESDIVKLQTASLSGNRRQITIAMDDLDADCKEFAGRRMNQAVNRALAGKSIDSVEEAIQDLHQTANAPVKEKK
- the hscB gene encoding Fe-S protein assembly co-chaperone HscB, with amino-acid sequence MSDVKAAPGVAITADLLGADFFTLLGLPKRFELDTLALDARFRELQREVHPDRFAAADDAARRASMMLATQINAAYQTLRSPLKRATYLLEQAGVDIGAESNTAMSPDFLMSQMMWREQVADARGEKNLAELERLQAEIADDIRDAYSDLSVMLDQENRAHDAVEGVRRLMFLEKLREEIEDAVFALEDL
- the iscA gene encoding iron-sulfur cluster assembly protein IscA; this translates as MSVTMTERAATHVGKALAQRGKGVGLRLGVRTAGCSGMAYRLEYVDDLADDDSVFESHGVKIVVDPKSLAYLDGTELDFVREGLNEGFKFNNPNVKDECGCGESFHV
- the iscU gene encoding Fe-S cluster assembly scaffold IscU, with translation MAYSVKVIDHYENPRNVGSFDKEEAGVGTGMVGAPACGDVMKLQIKVNKEGVIEDAKFKTYGCGSAIASSSLVTEWVKGKNLDEALEIKNTAIAEELALPPVKIHCSILAEDAIKAAVADYKKKQES
- a CDS encoding cysteine desulfurase family protein, whose product is MAAHYFDHNATTPLDPFVLEAMLPFMGANFANPSATYTAGREARRAVEQAREQVAAALDADPSEVIFTASGSEANNLLIRGFADALRTEGAATTRLACTQIEHPCVAEPLRALARSGWDVSEVAVNASGVVERSSMTALPMDTCLVSVMSANNETGALQPVADLGAAFKRDRHDMTCFHTDAVQALGKHPLSFRKLNTAGVDALTVSGHKIGGPKGAAALVRDRQLPLIPLVYGGGQEQGLRSGTENVAAIVGFGVACTRAVADLEMRTLQAHRLQQHLEAWLRSRGAVIFSAAAERLPNTTFAAFPGIDGETLVSLLDRQGMAIASGAACGSGKSGVSAVLLAMGVDPVLAKGAIRISLGMMPYGATSIEAVDRLIGQLDKVLSQLQRFAAVA
- the iscR gene encoding Fe-S cluster assembly transcriptional regulator IscR, which codes for MRLTTKGRFAVTAMIDLALFVGDRPVTLASISERQNISLSYLEQLFAKLRRHKIVESVRGPGGGYCLGRDALEITVADVILAVDEPLDATQCGGLENCKSDHRCMTHDLWSTLNRKMLDYLASVTLSELVEKQRQKASAQAAKQTVSFSAAQAA